The following coding sequences are from one Paraburkholderia caballeronis window:
- a CDS encoding ABC transporter permease: MSLRRLIAMAYKETLQIWRDPRSLAIALLMPMMQMALLGYGVSLDIRHVPLCVHDEERSQASRELVERFVASGWFSAVRLAGSERDVRAALDRRECSGVVTIPVDFSRTLARTGNATVQTVFDASDTNTTNIATGYAQGVIAQTTADFGTRWAQAHGLQPQTFGAVDIESRVWYNEGLDSRNFIIPGVVAVILALVGAQLTSLTVAREWERGTMEQLISTPVKPLEVMFGKLAPYFAIGFANAAFCLLVTVYWFGVPFRGSVLTLLAITALFTLVVLGIGYLMSVRIRSQLGASQIALLLTMMPTTMLSGYTFAIEQMPKPVQAVTFLVYARYYVTMLRAVFLKGSPLADIGWPFAALALYAAVIVWLSVRAFRKHLD, from the coding sequence ATGAGCCTGCGCCGGCTGATCGCGATGGCGTACAAGGAGACGCTGCAGATCTGGCGCGACCCGCGCAGCCTGGCGATCGCGCTGCTGATGCCGATGATGCAGATGGCGCTGCTCGGTTACGGCGTGAGCCTCGACATCCGCCACGTGCCGCTGTGCGTGCACGACGAGGAGCGCAGCCAGGCGAGCCGCGAACTGGTCGAACGGTTCGTCGCGTCCGGCTGGTTCTCGGCGGTGCGGCTCGCCGGCAGCGAGCGCGACGTGCGCGCCGCGCTCGACCGCCGCGAATGCAGCGGCGTCGTCACGATTCCGGTCGACTTCTCGCGCACGCTCGCGCGCACCGGCAACGCGACCGTGCAGACCGTGTTCGACGCGAGCGACACCAACACGACCAACATCGCGACCGGCTACGCGCAGGGCGTGATCGCGCAGACGACCGCCGACTTCGGTACGCGGTGGGCGCAGGCGCATGGACTTCAGCCGCAGACCTTCGGCGCGGTCGATATCGAATCGCGGGTCTGGTACAACGAGGGGCTCGACAGCCGCAACTTCATCATTCCGGGCGTCGTCGCGGTGATCCTCGCGCTGGTCGGCGCGCAGCTCACGTCGCTGACCGTCGCGCGCGAATGGGAGCGCGGCACGATGGAACAGTTGATCTCGACGCCGGTGAAGCCGCTCGAAGTGATGTTCGGCAAGCTCGCGCCATACTTCGCGATCGGCTTCGCGAACGCCGCGTTCTGCCTCCTCGTCACCGTGTACTGGTTCGGCGTGCCGTTTCGCGGCAGCGTGCTGACGCTGCTCGCGATCACCGCGCTGTTCACGCTGGTCGTGCTCGGCATCGGTTATCTGATGTCGGTGCGGATTCGCAGCCAGCTCGGCGCGAGCCAGATCGCGCTGCTGCTGACGATGATGCCGACCACGATGCTGTCCGGCTACACGTTCGCGATCGAGCAGATGCCGAAGCCGGTGCAGGCGGTCACGTTCCTCGTCTACGCGCGTTATTACGTGACGATGCTGCGCGCGGTGTTCCTGAAGGGCAGCCCGCTCGCGGACATCGGCTGGCCGTTCGCGGCGCTCGCGCTGTATGCGGCCGTGATCGTGTGGCTCAGCGTGCGCGCGTTCCGCAAGCACCTCGACTGA
- a CDS encoding ABC transporter ATP-binding protein, translating to MSANRRDPASVNAADGQPPEGPVVVTSGLTKRFGSFTAVDRLDLSIARGEVVGFIGPNGAGKSTTIRLLCGLLAPSAGSATVAGFDVGTQPEAVRAHIGYMSQKFSLYGDLTCRENLRFFAGIYRVPRDVLDERMAFAISMAGLEGREDALVGTLAGGWRQRLALGCAILHRPPVLFLDEPTSGVEPQARRRFWDLIHRLAGDGVTVLVSTHYMDEAEYCNRIALIDAGRLIAIGSPGELRAQQLGGTLFECACPAPGEAVAALRGQPGVLDASIFGDRLHVLVANGGADTIVQALARAGIDAQPPLEIRPSLEDVFVQLVERTERARSAA from the coding sequence ATGAGCGCGAATCGGCGCGATCCGGCCTCCGTGAATGCGGCGGACGGGCAGCCGCCGGAAGGCCCGGTCGTCGTCACGTCCGGCCTCACGAAACGCTTCGGCAGCTTCACGGCGGTGGACCGGCTCGACCTGTCGATCGCGCGCGGCGAGGTGGTCGGTTTCATCGGCCCGAACGGCGCGGGCAAGTCCACGACGATCCGGCTGCTGTGCGGGCTGCTCGCGCCGAGCGCGGGCAGCGCGACGGTCGCCGGCTTCGACGTCGGCACGCAGCCCGAGGCGGTGCGCGCGCACATCGGCTACATGTCGCAGAAGTTCTCGCTGTACGGCGACCTGACGTGCCGCGAGAACCTGCGGTTTTTCGCGGGCATCTATCGCGTGCCGCGCGACGTGCTCGACGAGCGGATGGCGTTTGCGATCTCGATGGCCGGCCTCGAAGGCCGCGAGGACGCGCTGGTCGGCACGCTCGCGGGCGGCTGGCGGCAGCGGCTCGCGCTCGGCTGCGCGATCCTGCACCGGCCGCCGGTGCTGTTCCTCGACGAGCCGACGTCGGGCGTCGAACCGCAGGCGCGGCGGCGCTTCTGGGACCTGATCCATCGCCTGGCCGGTGACGGCGTGACGGTGCTCGTGTCCACCCACTACATGGACGAGGCCGAATACTGCAACCGCATCGCGCTGATCGACGCGGGGCGGCTGATCGCGATCGGCAGCCCCGGCGAACTGCGCGCGCAGCAACTGGGCGGCACGCTGTTCGAGTGCGCGTGTCCCGCGCCGGGCGAGGCGGTCGCCGCGCTGCGCGGCCAGCCGGGCGTGCTCGACGCGTCGATCTTCGGCGACCGGCTGCACGTGCTGGTCGCAAACGGCGGGGCTGACACGATCGTGCAGGCGCTCGCGCGCGCGGGCATCGACGCGCAGCCGCCGCTCGAAATCCGCCCGAGCCTCGAAGACGTGTTCGTGCAACTGGTCGAGCGCACCGAGCGCGCGCGGAGCGCCGCATGA
- a CDS encoding ABC transporter ATP-binding protein has translation MSAAANSDADTANTPAAAIVVESVARRFGRLEAVRGVSVTIARGEIFGLVGPDGAGKTTLMRMLAGVLRPDAGRIVLEGIDVAADPERAKTSLSYMPQRFGLYEDLTVAENVFFYGELFEVPRDRYRTRSAELLDAAGLAPFRRRLAGQLSGGMKQKLGLVCALIHTPKVLLLDEPTTGVDPVSRRDFWAILYRLREEGVTIVMSTAYMDEAERCSRLALLYGGAVRECDTPARLKARMPGALLAVQADRPRDAYAALDGLPGVLGLLLMGDRVHVRVDDAARRTPEVAARLNERGVAGVSIATVEPGIEDVFVALIGEAA, from the coding sequence ATGAGCGCCGCGGCGAACAGCGACGCCGATACGGCCAATACGCCCGCCGCGGCGATCGTGGTGGAGAGCGTCGCGCGCCGCTTCGGCAGACTCGAAGCCGTGCGCGGCGTGAGCGTCACGATCGCCCGCGGCGAAATCTTCGGGCTGGTCGGCCCGGACGGCGCGGGCAAGACGACGCTGATGCGGATGCTCGCCGGCGTGCTGCGGCCGGACGCGGGCCGCATCGTGCTCGAAGGCATCGACGTGGCCGCCGATCCCGAGCGCGCGAAGACGTCGCTCAGCTACATGCCGCAGCGTTTCGGGCTGTATGAGGACCTGACCGTCGCGGAAAACGTGTTCTTCTACGGCGAACTGTTCGAGGTGCCGCGCGACCGCTATCGCACGCGCTCCGCCGAACTGCTCGACGCGGCAGGTCTCGCGCCGTTCCGGCGGCGGCTCGCGGGCCAGTTGTCGGGCGGGATGAAGCAGAAGCTCGGGCTCGTCTGCGCGCTGATCCATACGCCGAAGGTGCTGCTGCTCGACGAGCCGACGACCGGCGTCGATCCGGTGTCGCGCCGCGACTTCTGGGCGATCCTGTACCGGCTGCGCGAGGAAGGCGTGACGATCGTGATGTCCACCGCGTACATGGACGAGGCGGAACGCTGTTCGCGGCTCGCGCTGCTGTACGGCGGCGCGGTGCGCGAATGCGATACGCCGGCGCGGCTGAAGGCGCGGATGCCCGGCGCGCTGCTGGCCGTACAGGCGGACCGTCCGCGCGACGCGTATGCGGCGCTCGACGGCTTGCCCGGCGTGCTCGGCCTGCTGCTGATGGGCGACCGCGTGCACGTGCGCGTCGACGACGCCGCGCGGCGCACGCCGGAAGTGGCGGCGCGATTGAACGAACGAGGCGTCGCGGGCGTGTCGATCGCGACGGTCGAGCCGGGCATCGAGGACGTGTTCGTCGCGCTGATCGGGGAGGCCGCATGA
- a CDS encoding HlyD family secretion protein — MALHDLRTKIAIALALLLALTAAGGYAALRLPSLFGARHAGPAPIDVSGNIEAHESMLSVTQVQAPIVYLPFDEGARVARGTVLARVDDRLYRRQVDIDQANLDVQLAQVDASRSNLVAVEHSVVSDRFDLSEKRLDASRADVLAAHQAVSQQSSDLARTAERQSAATLAHDVALVAAARNNVALALANVEAARARLRQDETMLSYTELRAPFDGVIAVREAELGQLAGPGVAIMTLDELDHVWLRAYVNEPDIGRIRLGEAVDVRTDAYPSKVYRGRISFVSPQAEFTPKTVETHAERVTLVYRIRIDIDNPTHELLPGMPADASMTPLASGR, encoded by the coding sequence ATGGCCTTACACGATCTGCGCACGAAGATCGCAATCGCGCTCGCACTGCTGCTCGCGCTGACCGCGGCCGGCGGTTACGCGGCGCTGCGCCTGCCGTCGCTGTTCGGCGCGCGGCACGCCGGTCCCGCGCCGATCGACGTGTCCGGCAACATCGAGGCGCACGAGAGCATGCTGAGCGTCACGCAGGTGCAGGCGCCGATCGTCTATCTGCCGTTCGACGAAGGCGCGCGCGTCGCGCGCGGCACGGTGCTCGCGCGCGTGGACGACCGCCTGTACCGCCGCCAGGTCGACATCGACCAGGCGAACCTCGACGTGCAGCTCGCGCAGGTCGATGCGAGCCGCAGCAATCTCGTGGCCGTCGAGCACAGCGTCGTCAGCGACCGTTTCGATCTGTCGGAGAAGCGGCTCGACGCGTCGCGCGCCGACGTGCTGGCCGCGCATCAGGCGGTTTCGCAGCAGAGCAGCGACCTCGCGCGCACCGCCGAGCGCCAGTCCGCCGCGACGCTCGCGCACGACGTCGCCCTCGTCGCCGCCGCGCGCAACAACGTCGCGCTGGCGCTGGCGAACGTCGAGGCGGCGCGCGCGCGTCTGCGCCAGGACGAGACGATGCTGTCGTACACCGAACTGCGCGCGCCGTTCGACGGCGTGATCGCGGTGCGCGAAGCGGAACTCGGTCAACTGGCCGGCCCCGGCGTCGCGATCATGACGCTCGACGAACTCGACCACGTGTGGCTGCGCGCGTACGTGAACGAGCCGGACATCGGCCGCATCCGGCTCGGCGAGGCGGTGGACGTGCGCACCGACGCGTATCCGTCGAAGGTCTATCGCGGCCGCATCAGCTTCGTGTCGCCGCAGGCCGAGTTCACGCCGAAGACCGTCGAGACCCATGCGGAACGAGTGACGCTGGTCTACCGCATCCGCATCGACATCGACAACCCGACCCACGAACTGCTGCCCGGCATGCCGGCCGACGCGTCGATGACCCCGCTCGCGAGCGGCCGATGA
- the ftsH gene encoding ATP-dependent zinc metalloprotease FtsH, whose protein sequence is MDKKLDLTGIVLFASLALIIGLQLLSLRSSTPQIAYSDFQKLLDERQIDDLTISPTLITGGLRSSDAHGLLPASDAAAISAEGAPYRFTTLRVADDGLAARLTAAGVRYRGATDGGWSDSLLGWLAPLLVFGLLWGFMMRRGGGARDYTGIGKSKPRVYMQKETGTTFDDIAGIDEAKAELQQLVSFLCHPERYRRLGGKIPKGALIVGAPGTGKTLLAKAVAGEAGVPFFTVSGSAFVEMFVGVGAARVRDLFEQAQQKAPCIVFIDELDALGKVRGASPLSGNDEREQTLNQLLVEMDGFQANTGVIILAATNRPEILDPALLRPGRFDRHIVIDRPDLTGRRQILDVHTRRVKLAPDVDLAELAARTPGFVGADLANIVNEAALHAAEADRPAVTMADFDEAIDCAMAGAERKSRVMNEQEKLTIAYHEAGHALVAQSRANCDPVKKVSIIPRGVAALGYTQQVPTEDRYVLRRSELLDRLDTLLGGRVAEELVFGDASTGAENDLERATAMAWHMVARYGMSERLGLVTCADGDGQPGAFVPAGYSVRCGPQTAQRIDDEVRRLLDDARARVASTLSERRAALDRVARRLLECEVLDHDTLVALIDGTEETAARAMPVVAVAGKNAEALVPAVTSGAPQPVADGAAS, encoded by the coding sequence ATGGACAAGAAGCTGGACCTGACCGGAATCGTGCTGTTCGCGAGCCTCGCGCTGATCATCGGACTGCAGTTGCTGTCGCTCAGGTCGTCGACGCCGCAGATTGCGTACAGCGATTTCCAGAAACTGCTCGACGAACGCCAGATCGACGACCTGACGATCAGCCCGACGCTAATCACCGGCGGGCTGCGTTCGTCCGACGCGCACGGCTTGCTGCCGGCGTCCGACGCGGCCGCGATCTCGGCCGAGGGCGCGCCGTACCGCTTCACGACGCTGCGCGTCGCGGACGACGGCCTGGCCGCGCGGCTCACGGCGGCCGGCGTCCGCTATCGCGGCGCGACCGACGGCGGCTGGTCGGACTCCTTGCTCGGCTGGCTCGCGCCGCTTCTCGTGTTCGGCCTGCTGTGGGGCTTCATGATGCGGCGCGGCGGCGGCGCGCGCGACTATACCGGCATCGGCAAGAGCAAGCCGCGCGTGTACATGCAGAAGGAGACCGGCACCACCTTCGACGACATCGCCGGCATCGACGAGGCGAAAGCCGAGCTTCAGCAACTCGTGTCGTTCCTGTGCCATCCCGAACGCTACCGGCGGCTCGGCGGCAAGATCCCGAAAGGCGCGCTGATCGTCGGCGCGCCCGGCACCGGCAAGACGCTGCTCGCGAAGGCCGTGGCCGGCGAGGCGGGCGTGCCGTTCTTCACCGTCAGCGGGTCCGCGTTCGTCGAGATGTTCGTCGGCGTCGGCGCGGCGCGCGTGCGCGACCTGTTCGAGCAGGCGCAGCAGAAAGCGCCGTGCATCGTGTTCATCGACGAACTCGACGCGCTCGGCAAGGTGCGGGGCGCGTCGCCGCTGTCCGGCAACGACGAGCGCGAGCAGACGCTGAACCAGTTGCTGGTCGAGATGGACGGCTTCCAGGCGAATACCGGCGTCATCATCCTTGCGGCCACGAACCGGCCGGAGATTCTCGATCCGGCGCTGCTGCGTCCCGGCCGCTTCGACCGGCACATCGTGATCGACCGGCCCGACCTGACCGGCCGCCGCCAGATTCTCGACGTGCATACGCGCCGCGTGAAGCTCGCGCCGGACGTCGATCTGGCCGAACTTGCCGCGCGCACGCCGGGTTTCGTCGGCGCGGACCTTGCGAACATCGTGAACGAAGCCGCGCTGCACGCCGCCGAGGCGGACCGGCCGGCGGTCACGATGGCCGACTTCGACGAGGCGATCGACTGCGCGATGGCCGGCGCCGAGCGCAAGAGCCGCGTAATGAACGAGCAGGAGAAACTGACGATCGCGTATCACGAAGCCGGCCATGCGCTCGTCGCGCAGAGCCGCGCGAACTGCGATCCGGTGAAGAAGGTGTCGATCATTCCGCGCGGCGTCGCGGCGCTCGGTTATACGCAGCAGGTGCCGACCGAGGATCGCTACGTGCTGCGGCGAAGCGAACTGCTCGACCGGCTCGATACGCTGCTCGGCGGGCGGGTGGCGGAGGAACTGGTGTTCGGCGATGCGTCGACCGGCGCGGAGAACGACCTGGAGCGCGCGACCGCGATGGCCTGGCACATGGTCGCGCGTTACGGGATGAGCGAGCGGCTCGGGCTCGTCACCTGCGCGGACGGCGACGGGCAGCCGGGCGCGTTCGTGCCGGCCGGCTACAGCGTGCGCTGCGGGCCGCAGACGGCGCAACGGATCGACGACGAGGTGCGCCGGCTGCTGGACGATGCGCGGGCGAGGGTGGCGAGCACGCTGAGCGAGCGGCGAGCGGCGCTCGACCGGGTCGCGCGGCGGCTGCTCGAATGCGAAGTGCTCGATCATGACACGCTGGTTGCGTTGATCGATGGGACGGAGGAGACGGCCGCGCGGGCGATGCCGGTCGTTGCGGTCGCCGGGAAAAATGCCGAAGCGCTGGTGCCGGCTGTGACGTCCGGTGCGCCGCAGCCGGTTGCGGACGGGGCGGCTTCGTAA
- a CDS encoding universal stress protein, translating to MTVSRTHRTPPYPRVFAVIDDVTGLAPLVECAAGWAGIAADGGNAARVRVAALAGRPMPSDATPHRPRDGLCGTALLIAALETARDALEARGLDVDMELLGAEPDGAPQTVALAHAARRWNTRLLIGGPDGAAPLADAAGCPVLVLPRAPVGGASRTPPQRVFVASDGSDASADAVREVARIVAPGTAVRVGYVACEPQAGAHPADYDAVVLPAEHTGDDVAHAIVQAALQWRADLLVVGTHGGHPGARWRFASVAAQIARRSPLPLLIVPRATPAASRR from the coding sequence ATGACTGTTTCTCGCACGCATCGCACGCCGCCGTATCCGCGCGTGTTCGCGGTGATCGACGACGTGACCGGACTCGCGCCGCTGGTCGAATGCGCGGCGGGCTGGGCGGGCATCGCGGCCGATGGGGGCAACGCGGCGCGCGTGCGCGTCGCCGCGCTGGCCGGCCGGCCGATGCCGTCGGACGCGACCCCGCACCGGCCGCGGGACGGCCTGTGCGGCACCGCATTGCTGATCGCCGCGTTGGAGACCGCGCGCGACGCGCTCGAAGCGCGCGGCCTCGACGTGGACATGGAACTGCTCGGCGCGGAACCCGACGGCGCGCCGCAGACCGTCGCGCTGGCCCACGCCGCGCGCCGCTGGAATACGCGGTTGCTGATCGGCGGCCCGGACGGCGCCGCGCCGCTCGCGGACGCGGCCGGCTGCCCGGTGCTCGTGCTGCCGCGCGCGCCGGTCGGCGGCGCGAGCCGCACGCCGCCGCAGCGCGTGTTCGTCGCGAGCGACGGCAGCGACGCGTCGGCCGATGCGGTCCGCGAAGTCGCGCGGATCGTCGCGCCGGGGACCGCGGTGCGGGTCGGCTACGTCGCGTGCGAGCCGCAGGCGGGCGCGCATCCGGCGGATTACGACGCGGTCGTGCTGCCGGCCGAACATACCGGCGACGACGTCGCGCACGCCATCGTGCAGGCCGCGCTGCAATGGCGCGCGGATCTGCTGGTGGTCGGCACGCACGGCGGCCATCCGGGCGCGCGCTGGCGGTTCGCGAGCGTCGCCGCGCAGATCGCGCGGCGCAGTCCGCTGCCGCTGCTGATCGTGCCGCGCGCCACGCCCGCAGCGTCCCGCCGTTGA
- a CDS encoding Hsp20/alpha crystallin family protein produces the protein MSNLTRYDPFSIDPVSDLFNGLFRPLRGGPGGAGGDENPLASIRIDVTENDGAYTVKAELPGVAKENIDVQIDGNVVSIRAKVERNEEKKEGERVLRRERYSGAFSRVFSLATDVDQAAATAQYNDGVLSLTLPKKAPAEQKRLTIG, from the coding sequence ATGAGCAATCTGACGCGGTATGACCCGTTCTCGATCGACCCGGTATCGGATCTTTTCAACGGGCTGTTTCGGCCGCTGCGCGGCGGTCCAGGCGGCGCGGGCGGCGACGAGAATCCGCTCGCGTCGATCCGGATCGACGTGACCGAGAACGACGGCGCGTACACGGTGAAGGCCGAACTGCCGGGCGTCGCGAAGGAAAACATCGACGTGCAGATCGACGGCAATGTCGTGTCGATCCGCGCGAAGGTCGAGCGCAACGAGGAGAAGAAGGAGGGCGAGCGGGTGCTGCGCCGCGAACGCTACAGCGGCGCGTTCAGCCGCGTGTTCTCGCTGGCGACGGACGTCGATCAGGCGGCCGCCACCGCGCAGTACAACGACGGCGTGCTGTCGCTGACGCTGCCGAAAAAAGCGCCGGCCGAGCAGAAGCGGCTGACGATCGGTTAA
- a CDS encoding universal stress protein, with amino-acid sequence MSYKTLLVHLDASARSRVRLSIALRLARTFGSHLDGLFATFSPDPRGFYVMAGTADYFEQHRQLHDEHRDAIERLFRAELAQSQVPGNWRDASDDPVEHVVQHARAADLVIVGQSDPGDPEAYVAERFPETVVMSAGTPVLVVPNEGEFATVGERVLIGWNGSRESARALHDAMPLLARAARVTIAGVSGAVEAPHAAMSCDDVAAALARHRVTNLDLVEFGRNLDETAGDALLSYATRGGYDLIVTGAYGHTRWQEMVLGGATQTMFDLMTVPVLMSH; translated from the coding sequence ATGAGCTACAAGACCCTGCTGGTCCACCTCGATGCGAGCGCGCGCTCGCGCGTTCGCCTGTCGATCGCGCTGCGGCTCGCGCGCACGTTCGGCTCGCATCTCGACGGCCTGTTCGCGACGTTCTCGCCCGACCCGCGCGGCTTCTACGTGATGGCCGGCACCGCCGACTATTTCGAGCAGCACCGCCAGCTGCACGATGAACACCGCGACGCGATCGAGCGGCTGTTCCGCGCCGAACTCGCGCAGAGCCAGGTGCCGGGCAACTGGCGCGACGCGTCGGACGATCCGGTCGAGCATGTCGTGCAGCACGCGCGCGCGGCGGACCTCGTGATCGTCGGCCAGAGCGATCCCGGCGATCCGGAGGCGTATGTCGCCGAGCGTTTTCCGGAGACGGTCGTGATGTCGGCCGGCACGCCGGTGCTCGTCGTGCCGAACGAGGGCGAGTTCGCGACGGTCGGCGAGCGCGTGCTGATCGGCTGGAACGGCAGCCGCGAATCGGCGCGCGCGCTGCACGACGCGATGCCGCTGCTCGCGCGCGCCGCGCGGGTGACGATCGCGGGCGTGTCCGGCGCGGTGGAGGCGCCGCATGCGGCGATGTCGTGCGACGACGTCGCCGCCGCGCTCGCGCGGCATCGCGTGACGAACCTCGACCTGGTGGAGTTCGGCCGGAACCTGGACGAGACAGCCGGCGACGCGCTGCTCTCGTATGCGACGCGCGGCGGCTACGACCTGATCGTGACCGGCGCGTACGGCCACACGCGCTGGCAGGAAATGGTGCTGGGCGGCGCGACGCAGACGATGTTCGACCTGATGACCGTGCCGGTGTTGATGTCGCATTAG
- a CDS encoding HlyD family secretion protein gives MKKKHVWTIAAIVAVALIAIGIGWEISRSRAPRDDLAHANGRLEMARVDVAVKYAGRVIDLPVREGDLLTADAVIAREDDAELQAQRSSAQAARTRAADAATRAQADIDASGAREKRARLDWTESSKLFADGQVSAVELQRYRFALDGALATQNAARAALDEARAAVAQADAEVARIDAVLAEMTIRAPIAGRVEYRVIETGAVLPAGGRVATMLNPEDIYFTLFLPGPQAGKLAIDADARIVLDAFPDEPIDARIGYVSSDAQFTPKYVETGNERAKLMYRIKLQLPPDAARRLAPRLKAGMTGEGYVRLDSSRPWPPELALRGDAR, from the coding sequence ATGAAGAAAAAGCACGTTTGGACGATCGCCGCGATCGTGGCCGTTGCCTTGATCGCCATCGGCATCGGCTGGGAAATCAGCCGTAGCCGCGCGCCGCGCGACGACCTCGCGCACGCGAACGGGCGGCTCGAAATGGCGCGCGTGGACGTCGCCGTCAAATACGCGGGACGGGTGATCGACCTGCCGGTTCGCGAAGGCGACCTGCTGACGGCCGATGCGGTCATCGCGCGCGAGGACGACGCCGAGCTTCAGGCGCAACGCAGCTCCGCGCAGGCGGCCCGGACGCGCGCCGCCGATGCCGCGACCCGCGCGCAGGCCGACATCGACGCGAGCGGCGCACGCGAAAAACGCGCGCGGCTCGACTGGACCGAATCGTCGAAGCTGTTCGCCGACGGCCAGGTGTCGGCGGTCGAGCTTCAGCGTTATCGCTTCGCGCTCGACGGCGCGCTGGCGACGCAGAACGCCGCGCGCGCCGCGCTCGACGAAGCGCGCGCGGCGGTCGCGCAGGCCGACGCCGAGGTCGCGCGGATCGACGCGGTGCTCGCGGAAATGACGATCCGCGCGCCGATAGCCGGCCGCGTCGAATACCGCGTGATCGAAACCGGCGCGGTGCTGCCGGCGGGCGGGCGCGTCGCGACGATGCTCAATCCCGAGGACATCTACTTCACGCTGTTCCTGCCCGGCCCGCAGGCCGGCAAGCTGGCGATCGACGCGGACGCGCGCATCGTGCTCGACGCGTTCCCGGACGAGCCGATCGACGCGCGCATCGGCTACGTGTCGAGCGACGCGCAGTTCACGCCGAAATACGTCGAGACCGGCAACGAGCGTGCGAAGCTGATGTACCGGATCAAGCTGCAACTGCCGCCCGACGCTGCGCGCCGTCTCGCGCCGCGGCTCAAGGCGGGCATGACCGGCGAAGGTTACGTCCGGCTCGACTCGTCGCGGCCGTGGCCGCCCGAACTCGCGCTGCGCGGAGACGCGCGATGA